In one Melospiza melodia melodia isolate bMelMel2 chromosome 5, bMelMel2.pri, whole genome shotgun sequence genomic region, the following are encoded:
- the LONRF1 gene encoding LON peptidase N-terminal domain and RING finger protein 1 — protein MAASSPAATVGSELPPEPGGSGGPGEGADEERELLLARLVPASRLKEAVGASLASLCLGPFGGAQRLGTLVDCLVLNYRLRQGPGRGRERGAEGPLRCCGCGRFLGEPVTVPCGHTYCRRCLRRELRARCRRCRDWLLPAGGTSTAAAPLRTSVVLNRLAEKWFPGECERARAGTRLEELLTQGRFREALGAVNQALRADSSDLMLRIYRAESYVGLQEYKTAIEDLNFVISKMPNWPEVYFQKGKVLQDSGFVGDALQLFLQCLALDEDFLPAKLKVEKILCDVLSPEKLGESLKESAWNSAHIRNKPFILGSEVTASYCNLQLCPPQSLGGSDVLEPVSGGLNRAQSAHALNSTKDLAKEDGLKRVSSEPLLSGQGKGALLKRKLSFSEQDTVVCEDGRNKHKKQGESTKRDMTLAFGTIPGDLIDVSDFECSLCMRLFFEPVTTPCGHTFCKGCLERCLDHAPQCPLCKESLKEYLASRKYSITELLEELIMKYLSDELFERKRIHAEETAEHSNLTKNVPMFVCTMAYPTVPCPLHVFEPRYRLMIRRSMETGTKQFGMCISDSQNGFADYGCMLQIRNVHFLPDGRSVVDTIGGKRFRVLRRGMKDGYCTADIEYLEDVKVADEELKKLRELHNFVYNQACSWFQNLRNKFRTQILQHFGPMPDREENIQAMPNGPAWCWWLLAVLPVDPRYQLSVLSMMSLKDRLIKIQHILTYFSRDQSK, from the exons ATGGCAGCGTCCTCTCCCGCCGCCACCGTGGGCTCGGAGCTGCCGCCGGAGCCGGGCGGCAGCGGGGGCCCCGGCGAGGGGGCGGACGAAGagcgggagctgctgctggcgcgaCTGGTGCCCGCGAGCCGCCTGAAGGAAGCGGTGGGCGCGTCCCTGGCGTCGCTGTGCCTCGGCCCCTTCGGCGGAGCCCAGCGCCTCGGGACCCTCGTGGACTGCCTGGTGCTGAACTACCGCCTGCggcaggggccgggccggggccgggagcgcGGGGCCGAGGGGCCGCTGCGCTGCTGCGGCTGCGGGAGGTTCCTGGGCGAGCCGGTGACCGTCCCGTGCGGGCACACCTATTGCCGCCGCTGCCTCCGCAGGGAGCTCCGggcccgctgccgccgctgccgggaCTGGCTGCTGCCGGCGGGGGGCACCAGCACGGCCGCGGCCCCGCTGCGCACCAGCGTCGTCCTCAACCGGCTGGCGGAGAAGTGGTTCCCGGGCGAGTGCGAGAGGGCGAGGGCCGGGACtcggctggaggagctgctgacccAGGGCCGCTTCCGAGAGGCGCTGGGCGCCGTCAACCAGGCTCTGCGAGCAG ATTCCAGTGACTTGATGCTAAGAATTTACAGAGCTGAGTCATATGTTGGCCTCCAAGAATATAAAACAGCCATAGAAGATCTAAATTTTGTTATTTCCAAAATGCCAAATTGGCCAGAG GTCTACTTTCAGAAAGGAAAAGTTCTGCAAGACTCTGGCTTTGTAGGAGATGCCTTACAACTATTTCTACAGTGCTTAGCCCTTGATGAGGACTTTCTTCCAGCCAAGCTAAAAGTAGAAAAG ATATTGTGTGATGTTTTGTCGCCAGAGAAGTTAGGTGAGAGTCTGAAGGAATCTGCTTGGAATTCAGCCCATATTAGAAATAAACCTTTTATACTTGGTTCTGAGGTGACTGCATCTTACTGCAACTTACAGCTTTGTCCTCCACAG AGTTTAGGAGGATCAGATGTACTGGAGCCTGTGAGTGGAGGCTTAAATCGTGCACAGTCTGCCCATGCTCTTAACTCAACAAAAGACCTTGCCAAGGAAGATGGCTTAAAGAGAGTGTCTTCTGAACCCCTTCTCTCTGGCCAAGGAAAAGGTGCTTTGTTAAAAAGAAAGCTTTCCTTTTCAGAACAGGATACAGTTGTATGTGAAGATGgaagaaacaaacacaaaaagcAAGGAG aaagtacaaaaagggaCATGACACTGGCTTTTGGAACAATCCCAGGAGATTTGATTGATGTATCAGATTTTGAGTGCTCTCTATGTATGAG GCTATTCTTTGAGCCAGTAACAACCCCTTGTGGACATACTTTTTGCAAAGGTTGTTTGGAACGGTGTTTAGATCATGCTCCACAGTGTCCACTCTGTAAGGAGAGCTTGAAAGAG TACCTTGCAAGCAGAAAATACAGTATCACAGAACTGCTGGAAGAATTAATAATGAAATACTTATCTGATGAATTATTTGAGAGAAAAAGAATTCATGCTGAAGAAACTGCAGAACACTCCAA CTTGACCAAGAATGTTCCAATGTTTGTTTGCACTATGGCATATCCTACTGTGCCTTGCCCTCTACATGTATTTGAGCCAAGATACCGACTCATGATTCGCAGGAGTATGGAAACTGGAACTAAACAGTTTGGAATGTGCATAAGTGATTCTCAAAATGG TTTTGCAGATTATGGTTGCATGCTGCAAATTAGGAACGTTCATTTTCTGCCTGATGGACGGTCTGTTGTTGATACAATTGGTGGAAAGAGGTTTAGAGTTTTACGGAGAGGGATGAAAGATGGTTATtgcactgcagacattgaatatTTGGAAGATGTTAAG GTTGCTGATGAAGAACTAAAGAAATTGAGAGAGCTTCACAATTTTGTGTACAATCAGGCCTGCAGTTGGTTCCAAAACTTAAGAAACAAATTTCGCACTCAAATTCTTCAGCACTTTGGACCAATGCCtgacagggaggaaaatatacAG GCAATGCCCAATGGTCCTGCTTGGTGTTGGTGGCTTCTAGCTGTTCTCCCAGTAGACCCCAGATACCAGCTGTCAGTTCTCTCCATGATGTCTTTAAAAGACCGTCTGATAAAAATCCAACATATCCTCACCTATTTTTCTAGAGACCAGTCAAAGTGA